In the Natranaerobius trueperi genome, TTTTTATCCTTAGAATCACTTTTGTAGGCTATATCATCAATATTTCTTTTTGTTTACCATCACCGTAGTTAGATATTTCAATCCCATCAAGGATGGTTTTTATAAACTTATTAAAAGCCATAGCCGGTCTTTGTCTAGGTCCATATACTGTGAAATATCTAATACTTACATAAGGTACACCACCCAGCTAACTTACTAACACACAAGGTGAAGGTTTTAATCTCCGATAGATCTCCTGTCACTATCATTTTATAGATGAAGTTCTCCCCTTCATCTATAAATCATTTATACCCTGTCTGCTATCATAACAAATTCTAGTGTCGAAGGCTGTTGTAAATTGTACAGTCCTTAATTGCATTGGTATATCAGTTTCAATATCACTCCAGATAGAATATTTCTGTAAAATTATATGAGTGCTAATATTTTTTGATTAATTTCAACTTCGGAAATCTTTTGGATATATTATCATATCTAATTGATGCGAGGTATTCATTTGTTAATGACCTCGATAGTATCCAGCTGTTAGCTATACGCCAATACCCTTTCCGAGAGTTTGCCCATTCCCAGGCTTTACTTTTAGATATTTTAAATAGCTTGAGGTTCTTAAACCTCGCACTTACTTTCTTACATTGCTTCCACAAGTACATTCGAATTCTACGCCTAATCCATTCGTTAAGGGCAGTAATTCTTTTCTTCATATCTGCAATGGCAAAATAACCCAACCAGCCTGTGGTGAACATTTTAAGTTCTTTAAGTATCTGTTGAATCGACCTGCCACTCTTACGACTTGTTATCTGCCGTACCCTGTCCTTAAACCGTTTTATGGACTTTTGGTGTGGTCGTATTCCAGCCTTTCCTCTAACTTTGTAGAGGGAGAAGCCAAGAAACTTAAGCTTAAGTGGGCTCCCAGTGTTGCTCTTTTCTCGGTTTACCTTAAGTTTCAGTTTCTCCTCAAGGTACTTTTTACAGCTGGTCATTACTCTTTCAGCGGCTCTTTTACTCTTAACGTATATAACACAGTCATCGGCGTACCTCACAAATTTATGTCCTCTACCCTCAAGTAGACGATCAAAGC is a window encoding:
- a CDS encoding group II intron maturase-specific domain-containing protein, which codes for MCSSIIGPLEFTFFRTFDPFYQRNLTSFDRLLEGRGHKFVRYADDCVIYVKSKRAAERVMTSCKKYLEEKLKLKVNREKSNTGSPLKLKFLGFSLYKVRGKAGIRPHQKSIKRFKDRVRQITSRKSGRSIQQILKELKMFTTGWLGYFAIADMKKRITALNEWIRRRIRMYLWKQCKKVSARFKNLKLFKISKSKAWEWANSRKGYWRIANSWILSRSLTNEYLASIRYDNISKRFPKLKLIKKY